One Flavobacterium cerinum genomic window, TATCCTGACATCCGGTGGTTATGCAAATGTAGACGAAGGTGAACGAACACTAATGGAACTGGTTGCCTATGCCGGAAAACGAATTATAATTATGCCCGGAGGCGGCTTGCGATCTGCTAATAGCTATAGGATTGCAACGCGAACGAATGCCGCATTTTATCATTCTTCAGCGATAACGGATGCTACAGGAATTGCATCACTTGAAGAGGTTAAAGCATTAAGAAAAAACCTGTCCGATTTTTAAAACGGACAGGTTTGTTTTTTAAAATAAACCGTTAATCTCGGCGTCTATTCGGTTGATAATGTTTCCTAAATCTTCCGGATTGTCTACGAAATTGATATTGTCTACATCAATGATCAATAATTTGCCTTTCGTGTAGGTCTGAATCCAGGCTTCATAACGTTCGTTCAGTCGGCTTAAATAATCAATAGAGATTGTATTTTCATATTCCCGTCCTCTTTTGTGAATCTGAGAAACCAGATTCGGAATTGAGCTGCGTAAGTAAATCAATAAATCCGGAGGAGCAACTAAACCTTCCATTAATTCAAAAAGGGAAGTATAATTACTGAAGTCACGATTCGTCATTAAACCCATTGCATGTAAATTGGGGGCAAAAATATGGGCATCTTCATATATGGTTCTGTCCTGTATAATCTTTTTTCCGCTTTGGCGAATTTGAAGCACTTGTCGGAAACGACTATTCAGGAAGTAAATTTGCAGGTTAAAAGACCAACGATCCATCTGATGGTAAAAATCATCTAAGTAAGGATTGTCCACTACATCTTCAAAATGCGGTTCCCACTTAAAATGTTTTGCCAAAAGGCGGGTTAATGTTGTTTTTCCGGCACCAATGTTTCCTGCTACAGCTATATGCATTATGGTAAATTAATTTTATAATTTCTGATTTCGTTATTGGTAAAAGTAGCTAAAATTTGCTCTTTATAATAAAAACTTTTGATGCTTTTTTCGGGGAGTTGGATATTTATCGTAACGGCATTTTCTAAGTCATAAAGAAACAAGCGGTTGTCTTTTTGAAAAAGAATTCGGGTAGGCGAAATAAATTGCAGATTGTCAAATGCGGGTAACTGCCCCAGATAGCTTATTTTTCCGAAAATACTGGAAACATAGCAATTATTACGGATGTCAACCCAGTAAAAATAATTGTAATCCGATTGATACTGCTGTATGGCATCTTTGATCGGGGTTGAAATCGGACTAAAAGTGTTTTTAAATATGTCGTATAAACCCAGTTTTTGTGAATTCAGATCAAACAGCCACAAGCGATTCTGAGAAGCAAGACTAACAGCCTGCGGAAATAACTCCGGATTGGTTTCAGAAAAATTGATCTTCTGTGTTTCGTTTAATTGATTGTCTAATAATACGACAGCATTAAATACTTTATAATAAAGAACGATTTGTAACGGATTTTGGAGGTCAACCTGACGAATGGCTCCGAAAGCAAGATTGCGATATTGGAATTGCTGATTGCGGTTTGTTTTCCGAAATTCATTTTCTTTGATGGTATAAGTACTGCCAAACGGATCATTGCCGATAAAGAAGTCGCCTTCCATTTGTTCCGACGAAAGAAAAACCGGACTGATGTCTTTGGTTTGGGAACAGATGTGAAGACTGACCAACAAACAGAGGGAAAAAACAATTTTTTGCATCATGCTGCAAATTACAAATAAACCTTTTATAAAGTAAAGAGTCCTATGTAAAATTGATCTTGCTTTGTAACAAAAAGCAGATTTAAAAGTCTTATTCAAAAAAGCCAAACAAAAACAACAAGATGAAAAAAACAATACTAACAGGGATAGCATTTTTAGGTTTTGCTATCACCGCTATGGCCCAGGGTTTTCAAGGAATGGCCGTCTATGAATCCAAAACCACAGCTCCTGAGTTTAAGATGGAAGGGAATGGAATTACACCTGAAATGCAGAAAATGATTCAGGAACGTATGAGAAAAATGCTGGAAAAAACATTTGTGCTGAATTTCGATAAATCGACTTCCATTTATAAAGAGGAAGAAAAGCTGGATGCGCCCGGACAACAGGGACCTGGCGGAAGAATGATGAATTCGATGATGGGAGCCGGAGGAACGTTTTTTAAAAATATAAAAGATAAAACCTATACCGTAGATAAAGAATTTATGGGTAAAGAGTTTTTGATCAACGATTCTTTAGCGAAACTGGAATGGAAACTGGAAGGTGAAACTAAAAAAATCGGGGATTACAATTGTTTTAAAGCCACAGCAATAAAACCGGTAAGCCAATCGGATTTCCGTAATTTCAGAAGAAAAAAAGAGGGCGCTAAAAAAGAAGAGGCTAAAAAAGAGAAAACAACCAATTTTATGGATGATTTCGAAATGCCGAAAGAAATTACAATAACAGCGTGGTATACACCGGATATTCCGGTAAGTCAGGGACCGGAAAGTTATTGGGGATTACCGGGGCTAATCCTGGAAGTTAACGATGGTCGTACGGTGATTGTATGTTCTAAAGTGGTAATGAATTCGAAAGACAAAGTAGAGATAAAAGCTTCTAAAAACGGTAAAGTCGTTAAACAAAAAGAATACGATGAAATCGTGGTGAAAAAAATGGAAGAAATGCGTGAAATGAACGGCGGACAAGGTCCGGGTCGTATGCAAATGCGAATGGGCCGTTAATCACTAACCAATAAGTTTATAGCCTCTGCCTCTTACATTGATGATTTGAATGGAAGGGTCGGAGGCTAATTTTTTACGCAGTTTTGAAATAAAAACATCCATACTCCGACCGTTAAAAAAATCATCTTTACCCCATATGTGGAGTAATGCAGCCGATTTGTCAAGAATTTCATTTCGGTTTTCCAACAGCAGTTTTAAGACCAATGCTTCCCGATGAGTCAAAGAATAAACCGTCTCCTTATGGGATAAGATTTGTTTGTTGAAATTAAAATCGTAAGAACCGATACGATTTTGATCTTCCGTAGTATGTTGAGCTATACGTCCCAATAGAGCATGAATCCGAACGATCAACTCTTCCATGCTAAACGGCTTTTTTATGTAGTCGTTTCCGCCGTGATTAAATCCGTCTACCACATCCTGAACCTGCGATTTTGCACTTAAAAAAAGCAACGGTATCGTTTTATCTGTTTTTCGGATTTCCTGAGCCAGTGTAAAACCATCTTTTTTAGGCATCATAATGTCCAAAACAACAGCATCGGGCCTTTCGTTTATAAACGCTCGGTATGCATCTTCACCATTTATGCAATGCGTTACTTTAAAATCACGGGTTTCCAGACTTTCCTTGATAATCAGACCCAGTGTTTCTTCGTCTTCAGCCAGTAATAAATTGATTTTACTCATGTGGAATTGTGATTTTAAATGTGGTTATTTCATCCGAAATCAGTTCAAGTGTTCCGCCGTGTTTTAGAATAATATTACGGGCATAATACAATCCGATTCCGAAACCTTTTTGATCATGTCGGTTGTTACTGGGAATCCGGTAAAACTTATCGAAAATTTTCGCGCGTTGGGATTTGTCTATCCCGGAGCCGTTGTCACTAACGGTAATGCTGGTTTTTCCGCTTTCTTCCGTAAGTGTTAATATGATTTGATCACCACCGTATTTAATAGCATTGTCAATCAGATTGGTGATCACATTTTCAAAATGAAAAACATCAACATAAATTAGAATTTCCGGATTCGTCGTCTTTAGAGAAATACTCTTTTCGGTTTTGATCTGTATCTTTTCAAGTATGTTTTGAGTTAATTCATTTAAGTTGACCGATTCCCGTCGCAATTGTAATTGATCACTTTCTAAAAAGGAAGTTTCCAAAATTTTCTCTACAATCTGATGTAGTTTCGCTAAATGCTGATTGGATATTGCCAGGTATTTCTTTGTTTTCTCCGGCTCATTCTCGGTGTTGAATTTTTCTATTCCTTCAAGTGCACTGGTTACAACGGCAATCGGCGTTTTGAGCTCGTGTGATACATTACTGATAAAATCATTTTTAATAATAGCGAGCTGTTTTTGTTGGCGGATAATATACAGCAGATAGAAAAGAGAAAAAACAATACACAATGATAAAATCAAGGATAAGAGTATACCGGCAAGACCTTCTTTTAGGGTTTTAAAAAAAATATCAGGGAAAAATAATTCCAGTTTACCGTCCTGTGGTAAATAAGTTGATTTAGAAGCTGTAGTAAAACTATATTTTTTATCTCCGGGATTTTGATATTCCGATACCGTCCGATGATTTCGTGTGTATAATAATGCGTAATCCATATCAAGTTGCTTACGGCTAAACTCACGATCGAGATAGTTCGCAATTTTGGGTAAGTCAATACTGTCCTGACGTACGGCAATAATGATTTTTTGGGCTAATACCTGTATGTTTTTGATCTCCGAAACGGATGGGTTGGGTTCGTCGGAGGAATATTTAATAAGGACTTTTTTGTGTTTCGGTTTGGAGGAATCAGCCTGGACCTTTGTCCGGTATACGCGTATGTTTTTTACATCACCGGGAACAGGTAAATCAGATGGATCAGGCAAATTTATCGTATCGCGATAAGTAATATTCGATTTGGCTTTTTCACTGTAATAACTGTCAATACCATTATCTAAAGCGATCTGAATTGTATTGATCAAATTTTGTTTATTCGTCCGGTAGCTGGTAATATTCCAATAGATTTGAATCCCTACAGTGATAAGAATTGTAAAGGTGATCCAGTAAACGATATGGTTCCGGAAAAATGATTTCATGATTCAAAAGTAATAACTGCCGGGATATCTTTTTTAGCGTTAACACACGTTAACATTCATTACGTTCCTGTTAAAGCTTGCTCAAATACATTTGTATCAGGAAATTAATAAAAAAACACGATGAAAAAAAGTATTTTATGGGGAGCACTTCTTTTGTGGAGCATTGGAAGCGTTCAGGCACAGCAGCAATTTAGCGGTAAAGCGGTTTATGAATCCAAACGTGATATGTCGAAGCTAAAAGTGGAAGGCAATAGTATGACACCGGAAATACAGCAGCGAATTCTCGAGCAAATGAAAAAGAATATGGAGAAAACCTTTGTGCTGGATTTTGATAAAACAACTTCGCTTTATAAGGAAGAAGAGAAACTGGAAAGTCCGTTGGCCGATGCCGGATCGGGTGTTCGGGTGCGCGTTTCTACCAGAGGGGGAAATTTGTATAAAAATGTAAAAGAGAAACGCTATGTCGATGAAAATGAAATATTCGGAAAAGAATTTTTGATTAAGGATGCGTTGACCGATTGGAAGTGGGAAATGAGTTCCGAAACGAAAATGATTGGCGATTATACCTGTTATAAAGCGACAGCGATTCGGAATAAAATAGCAGAACCGAAGCCTAAAGATAAAAAATCGGTTTTAAATCTTGAAGAAACAGAACCGAAGGAAGTTCGTGTTACAGCTTGGTATACGCCGGATATTCCGGTAAGTCAGGGACCGGATGATTATTGGGGATTGCCGGGATTAATTCTCGAGGTAAGCGACGGGAATACGACTATTTTGTGCTCTAAAATTGTGCTGAATCCAAAAGAAAAAACACAAATTAAAGAACCTACAAAAGGAAAAGTAGTAACGCAAAATGAATATGATACGATACTGCGTAAAAAAGCAGAAGAGACTTTTGAAGTGTCGAAAAATGAAAAAGGGAAAACGGTTATTCGAATCGGCGGATAATATTGAAATAATAATGCATTGTTTTCGTAACAAAAAATAAAAAAAAACGTCTATAAAGATTGAACCAAATTCATTTTTTGAAGTCTTAGAATAGTATAAACTCAAAAGGAAAGTAAAATCAGTATAATGAAGAAATATTTACACCTACTATTTTGTCTGTTGTCATTGGCCGGTTATGCCCAGAATATCCGCTATGAAGGCGTTATTAAAGATACTTTGGGAGCACCGTTGGAAATGGCTAATATCATGGCGATCAATAAAGAAACAAAAGCCATGGATGCCTATGCGATCACAAATGATGCGGGAAAGTTTCAGATGTCTTTAAAAGCCAATACTAATTATACGATTAAAGCCAGTTACGTAGGCTATTCGGCTTATGAAGCCGATCTGAAAACGGGGGCAACGAATATGAGTAAAACGATAAGCCTGCATGAAGGGATTGATTTACAAGGCGTGCAGATTGTAAAAGAAATGCCGGTTACCATAAAAGGCGATACCATTGTCTATAATGCCGATTCGTTTAAAAACGGAACAGAACGGAAATTAGGCGATGTGCTGAAAAAACTACCGGGTGTTGAGGTGAATGCCGATGGTGAAATTGAGGTAGAAGGTAAAAAAGTCCAGAAAGTAATGGTGGAAGGAAAAGACTTTTTTGACGGTGATACTAAAATTGCGACAAAAAATATACCGGCTGATGCTTTGGATAAGATTCAGGTATTGCGGAATTATAATGAAGTGTCCAATTTAAAAGGACTGGAAAACAACGAAGAGAATGTAGCGCTGAACATCAAATTAAAAGAAGGAAAGAAAAATTTCTGGTTTGGGGAAATGATGGCCGGAATTGGTGTCGGACATGAGGAAGATCGCCATATTGTGAATCCGAAATTGTTTTATTACAATCCGAAGTACAGCGTTAATGTAATCGGTAATCTGAATAATATAGGAGAATTGCCGTTAACGATGCAGGACTATTTTAAGTTTTCAGGCGGATTTAAAAACATGATGCGAAAAGGCGGAACGTCATTTAATGTTTCTTCAAACGACCTGGCCATTTTAGGACTTCGTAATAATCGGGCAAAAGAAATCGATACCAAATTCGGAGCGGCAAACTTTAGTTATAACCCATCCAAAGCGTGGACACTTAGCGGATTCGGAATTTTCTCCGCCAGTAAAACCGATTTGGAAACGAATTCCAGAACGGTGCGAACGGATAACTTACCGGACGGAACTACGGCAACGATTACTGAAGAACGCCAGGATCTGACACGCCAGAAAACCAATTTGGGGCTGTTTAAACTAAGTTCAAGTTATGTGCCGTCGGATAAAGTGCATTTTGATTACGATGCTTTTATTAAGGTATCCGATCAAAAAGAAACCAATAGTGTTTATTCGAGTTTATTGGATGATATTTATACCAATAAAAAGCAAAAACCGTTTTCAATAAGTCAAAACCTGAATTACTATTATACTTTAAATAATAAGAATGTTTTTGCTTTTGAAATGCAACATTTGTATCAGGAAGAAGATCCTTTTTATAATGCAAATCTGCAATTACAACCGTTTCAGTTACCGGGATATGTGATCGGACAAAATCGTAATGATCTGACGCAAAACCGTTTTGTGAAAACAAATAAATTAGATGCGAAGTTTGATTATTACTATATGGTAACGCCAAAAAGTAATATCAATGTAACGATAGGAAATACGTATTCCAATCAGAATTTTAATTCTCATATTTTCCAGATTCTGGATAACGGTAATACAAATGACCTGAACGATCCGCAGAACAATAATAATGTGGATTATACATTTAACGATGTGTTTTTGGGATTGCATTATAAATTTATAACCGGGAAGTTTACGTTTAATCCGGGATTCAGTCTGCATAACTATACGATGAATAACGAACAGTTGCAAACCGAGTTTAAAAACAATTTTGTACGCGTGTTACCGGATTTTTATGCGCTGTATCAAATTAAAAAATCAGAAACGCTGACGTATAATTTCTCCCTGACGAATAACTTTACGGACATCGCCAAATTAGCGGAAGGTTATGTGTTTTCCAATTATAACAGTTTATTCAGTGGTAATCGTACATTGGAAAGCTCGTTGTCGCAAGTACATAGTTTGCGTTATTTTAAATACAACATGTTTAACTTTGAAAATATTTTTGCCAATATTACCTATACCCGACAAACAGATGCGATTAAATCGAAAGCCCTTTTTGACGGTGTAAATCAGGTGTCGTCTTCAGTGAATATGAATTCGGCTTTTGCAGATGAAAGTTTTACGGCCAATGCAAATTACGGGCGTTCTTTTCTTCGCTATTATAAAGCATCGATCGGCGGAAATTTCAGTTGGAGTAAAAACAACAATATCCGGGTATTTCAGAATAACGTAGAAGAAACCCAGACAACCGATTCGTATACGCAGAATTATAACGTGAAATTTTCAACCAATTTCAAGAAATTACCGAATATTGAGTTGGGCTACGGATTCACCAAAAACGATTTCTTTAGTGATACCTTCTTTGTCGATAGTCCTTCGGTAACATTGGAGTATTATTTTCTTGATGCTTTTTCATTTACATCGGATTATACTTTTTATCACAACCGAAATAAAGCCAATACAATCGATAACGAATATGATTTTTTGAATGCAAGTCTGACTTATCAAAAAAAGGATAGTAAATGGGAATACAAAGTTTCAGCGACGAACCTTTTGAATACAACATCATTAAATGATAGTAGTTTTAATCAGTTAGGCGGTTCCAGTAGCTTTTCACAATATCTGGTACAACCGCGATATATTATATTCTCTTTAAAATACAATCTATAAAAACGAATCGTTATTAAAAAGAAACAGCCTGCAATTGCAGGCTGTTTTGTTATATAAGGCTCCGATTATAAGCCGAAAGCTTCTTTGATAGCGTCTACGTAATCCAGTTTCTCCCAGGTAAACAATTCTACAGTAACGGTTTTTTCTTTTCCGCCCGGAGCAATAAAGGTTTTAGTTACCGTTTCCGGTGTTCTTCCCATGTGTCCGTAAGCAGCAGTTTCGCTGTAAATAGGATTTCTTAATTTTAAACGTTGTTCGATAAAGTAAGGACGCATGTCGAAGATGCTCTCTACTTTTTTCGCAATTTCACCGTCAGTCAGATTTACCTTTGACGTACCGTAAGTATTAATGTAAATACCCATTGGTTTTGCTACACCGATTGCATAAGAAACCTGAACCAGAATTTCATCGGCAATACCGGCAGCTACCAGGTTTTTAGCGATATGACGGGTAGCATAAGCCGCACTACGGTCTACTTTACTCGGATCTTTTCCGGAGAAAGCACCACCACCGTGAGCTCCTTTTCCGCCATAAGTATCTACAATGATTTTTCTTCCCGTTAATCCGGTGTCACCGTGAGGTCCTCCGATAACGAATTTTCCGGTCGGGTTAATGTGGTACTCGATTCTTTCGTTGAATAGATGTGCATATTGAGGATTCTTTGCAATGATACGCGGAATCAAAATTTCGATAATATCTTTTTTGATTTTTGCTAACATCGTTGCTTCTTCATCAAAATCATCATGTTGTGTAGAAATTACAATAGCATCAATACGCACCGGTTTGTTGTTATTGTCGTATTCTAACGTTACCTGAGACTTAGCATCGGGGCGTAAATATGTGATTTCGTTATTCTCTCTTCGCAATGCAGAAAGTTCCTGTAATAATTTGTGCGAAAGATTTAAAGCCAATGGCATATAATCTTCGGTTTCGTTTGTTGCATAACCAAACATCATTCCCTGGTCACCGGCACCCTGATCTTCCTTGTTAGATCGGTCAACACCCTGGTTGATATCTTGTGATTGTTCGTGAATAGCTGATAAAACGCCACAAGAGTTGGCTTCGAACATATATTCACTTTTGGTATAACCGATTTTTTTGATCACCTCACGGGCAATCTGCTGTACATCCAGGTAAATTTTAGATTTTACTTCACCGGCAAGAATTACCTGTCCGGTAGTAACTAATGTTTCACATGCTACTTTCGATTCCGGATCGAAAGCTAAAAAATTATCAATTAATGCATCAGAAATTTGATCGGCAATCTTATCCGGATGTCCCTCACTTACTGATTCTGACGTAAATAAATAAGCCATAAGTTTAATTTTTATAATTAAGCGAGGAAAAAATATTGCAGGAAATGCCTAAAGAAGTAAGTACTGCTTTAGCATTTTTTTAATACCGATTGTTGGAATCGGTAAGAGGTTGCAATCAGTTCAAATTTTTCCTCTTGAAATTTTTGTTTGCAAATTTATGAAAGACTTCGTTCTTAATAAAGAAAAAAAGCAAAAAAAAATAACAGGATTGGTAAAAAATGTGAAAACGAAAATTTTGCAATTACGTAATTGTTAGGTTCTGTGATAGAATTCTTGTGTTGAACGCATTATAACTCTTAAAAAAATAATACTCTTAAAAAATGAAGTATAATGAATAACGGTAAAATAGTAAAGCTACTCTTCTTGTGAGGACAGTTTTTTTATGCATTGTTGTAAAAATGGTTTATAATCACTGACAAACAGTTCTAAATATTGATTGATTGACGGTAAAAGGGAAATTTTGGTGAATTAATTTAAATTTAGTCTAAATGAAAATAAAATTATTTTTTACAGTTACATTGCTTTTTTCAATAGTGGTCAATGCACAAACATCCGGGACAAGAATTCTTTTTGAAGATGATTTTGAGTCTTATGATGACTTTGCTTTACCTGATGGTAGTACAATGAAGATTGGGGACTGGATAGTTCACGATAAAGATGGATTAATGAGCTATACGGGTACCGATGGAATAATGTGGGAGGGCAGAGGAGAGCCCATGGGCTTTATGATTTTTAATCCGACGGCAGCCGGAGTTGCTCATCTGACTACAAATCCCACAAGGAATTTTGATCCCAAATCCGGTGAAAAATATGCCGGTTCATGGCGAGGTATTCCGTCAGAATTTAATCCTTATTTGAAATTTAGTGACGACTGGTTAATAAGCCCCGAAATCACACTGGGAGCCTCGGGTAATGAAGTCAGCTTTTGGGTAAAATCACTTTCAGATGCCTACGGATTAGAAAGTTATACTGTAGCAGTGTATCCGGAGGGAGTTCCTGTGTTCTCCTGGCAAAATCCATATGGTTATGACGTGATTGCGGGTAGCTATGAACAACCGCTACTAGCTCCGTTTAATGATTGGGAACAAAAAACATTTAATCTAGATGCCTATGCGAATCAAACAATCAGAGTTGCTATTAATTGTTTATCAAGTGAGAAGCTTTTCTTTATGGTGGATGATTTTAAAGTGACAACTGCTGATGAAGGCGCGTTGGGAACAACTGATTTCTTCGCTGAAAATTTCTCAATATTTCCGAATCCGGCGAATGAGGTGTTAAATATTGCTGCTAAAAAAGAAATGATAATAAACAGCCTTCAGATTACGGATTTGTCCGGGCGAATCGTAAAATCGGTAACCCTGCAAAAACTAACGGAATTTCAGGTCAATATTATGGATTTAAAGGCCGGAATGTATTTTGTTTCAATAGATACAAACGAGGGTATAGTAACCTCTCGATTTCTGAAAAAATAACTATTTTTATAAGCTTGAAAAGGTGAAAAAAGGAAAGGAAATAAAAACAAATGAGAAGACTGTTTTCCATCACTTAATTCTAAATACGTAGTATTTAGGGAACTGCGTAGGAAAAATAAAAATGTTAAAATTTGTTTTTTGGTTTGGTTATTCCAAAATAAGTTTTCAACTTTGCCCCATCAAATAGAAAATAGAGATGAAATCAATTAAGCGAAATATGTGTATTATGATGTGGAAAAGTTCCGCAGGGGATACCATTGCTTAATTTTGAAATTTCAAATTTAAAATATAGTACTAAAGCCCCTGCCAAAAGCAGGGGCTTTTTTTATTTAAAAAAAACAAAACAGTAAGAATCAGAAAATAGGAATTAAAAAAATGAAAGCAACAGCAAGCGTAAAGATGATTATGAAACGAATGATGTGTATGTCGATGTACGCAACCCATTGCTATTGCCAAAAGCGAATGACTTAGTCTAGTTTATATAGTTCAAACTGTAAAGTCCTTTTGGTAAAGCGCCAAAAGGACTTTTTTTTTAAATCAAAATCTAACTTAAAATCAATAAAAACATGAGCACTCAGAAATTTTCAACAAACGCATTGCACGCAGGACATAACGTATCAAATAACGCAGGAACCCGTGCCGTACCAATTTATCAGACAACATCCTATGTCTTTAATAATGCCGAACATGCTGCCAATTTATTCGGACTTACTGAGGCAGGATATATCTATACCCGCTTGAATAATCCAACTAACGATATTCTGGAACAACGCCTGGCAGCTTTGGAAGGGGGTATCGGAGCAGTAGTAACAGCATCGGGAACAGCAGCCATCGCTACAACTCTTTTAGTATTGTTGCGATCCGGCGATCATATTGTAGCCTCCAACAGCTTGTATGGCGGAACATATAATTTATTAAATGTGACTTTACCGCGATTGGGAATTACCACAACATTTGTGGATCCGTCTGATCCGGAAAACTTCACAAAAGCAGCGAAAGAAAATACAAGAGTATTCTTTGTGGAAAGTCTTGGAAATCCAAAGCTGGATGTACTGGATTTAAAAGCGATTTCAAAGCAGGCGCAAAAATTTAAGGTACCTTTTATTGTGGACAACACTGTAGCAACACCTTATTTACTGAATCCGATTGAACACGGAGCGAATATTGTAATTCACTCGCTAACAAAATACATTTCCGGAAACGGTACCTCACTGGGAGGAGCCATTATTGATGCCGGTAATTTTGATTGGAGCAATGGTAAATTCCCTGAATTTACAGAACCTTCAACAGGATACCATGGATTGATTTATCACCAGGCATTAGGAAATGCGGCTTTTATTGCCAAAGTCAGAATCGAAGGATTACGGGATTTTGGAGCAGCATTAAGTCCGTTCAACGCCTTTCAGATTATTCAGGGATTAGAAACACTGGATATCCGGGTGAAAAAACACAGCGAGAATGCATTGGCATTAGCACAATGGCTGGAACAACAGGAAGAAGTTGCCTGGGTAAATTATCCGGGATTACCATCCAGTCGCTATTATGAATTAGCCAAACAGTATTTACCTAAAGGACAAAACGGAGTAGTAACCTTCGGATTAAAAGGAGGATTTGATGCCGCACGACAAGTAGCTGATGAAACGGAATTGTTCTCGTTGTTAGCCAATATTGGAGATTCAAAATCTTTAATTATTCACCCGACGAGTACCACACATCAGCAATTAACGGATGAACAACAAATTACAACTGGTGTAACCAAAGATTTGATCCGTTTATCAGTCGGTTTAGAAGATCTGGAAGATTTAAAAGCCGACTTAAAACAAGCATTTGAAAAAGTTAAATTAAAAAGAAAAGTAACGTCATGAGTACCAAAATAGTAAACGTATTAGGATTTGTTGAAAACAACGATCAGTTTGTTGTTAAAACAGAGAACTTCAAAGTAAGAATAAGTAATAATGTAGTCCTGGGTGACCAAAACGGACCAAGCCCGGTTGAGTTTTTACTCGCTGGTTTTGCCGGAAGCATAAATGCGGTAGGACACATAGTGGCCAGAGAGCTTAAACTGGATCTTAAAGCACTTCAGGTAGAAATATCAGGTGAACTGGAAACCAGTAAAATCGCAGGAATGGACACCAATAGCAGACCGGGATTAAAATGCATAGAAGTAGTTGTAAAACCAACTACCGATGCACCGCTGGTATTGCTAAAACAATGGATAGATACCGTAAAAGACAGATGCCCGCTAAGAGACAGCTTACTGAATACTTCTTCAGTATTGCTAACACTGGTAAAAGAATACAACCAGTCGCAGGTGTCTTAACGGAATGATCCGAAACCAAAAAAAGAAAATTAAGTTGTTTTGTTTGTTTACTGCCTCTACCCGTCTGCAAATGGTAGAGGCAGTTTTAAAAAAGTAAAGATGAGTACATTATATAAAATCGATCTGTTTGATTTTGCACT contains:
- a CDS encoding deoxynucleoside kinase, with the translated sequence MHIAVAGNIGAGKTTLTRLLAKHFKWEPHFEDVVDNPYLDDFYHQMDRWSFNLQIYFLNSRFRQVLQIRQSGKKIIQDRTIYEDAHIFAPNLHAMGLMTNRDFSNYTSLFELMEGLVAPPDLLIYLRSSIPNLVSQIHKRGREYENTISIDYLSRLNERYEAWIQTYTKGKLLIIDVDNINFVDNPEDLGNIINRIDAEINGLF
- a CDS encoding GLPGLI family protein, translated to MKKTILTGIAFLGFAITAMAQGFQGMAVYESKTTAPEFKMEGNGITPEMQKMIQERMRKMLEKTFVLNFDKSTSIYKEEEKLDAPGQQGPGGRMMNSMMGAGGTFFKNIKDKTYTVDKEFMGKEFLINDSLAKLEWKLEGETKKIGDYNCFKATAIKPVSQSDFRNFRRKKEGAKKEEAKKEKTTNFMDDFEMPKEITITAWYTPDIPVSQGPESYWGLPGLILEVNDGRTVIVCSKVVMNSKDKVEIKASKNGKVVKQKEYDEIVVKKMEEMREMNGGQGPGRMQMRMGR
- a CDS encoding response regulator transcription factor; the encoded protein is MSKINLLLAEDEETLGLIIKESLETRDFKVTHCINGEDAYRAFINERPDAVVLDIMMPKKDGFTLAQEIRKTDKTIPLLFLSAKSQVQDVVDGFNHGGNDYIKKPFSMEELIVRIHALLGRIAQHTTEDQNRIGSYDFNFNKQILSHKETVYSLTHREALVLKLLLENRNEILDKSAALLHIWGKDDFFNGRSMDVFISKLRKKLASDPSIQIINVRGRGYKLIG
- a CDS encoding sensor histidine kinase produces the protein MKSFFRNHIVYWITFTILITVGIQIYWNITSYRTNKQNLINTIQIALDNGIDSYYSEKAKSNITYRDTINLPDPSDLPVPGDVKNIRVYRTKVQADSSKPKHKKVLIKYSSDEPNPSVSEIKNIQVLAQKIIIAVRQDSIDLPKIANYLDREFSRKQLDMDYALLYTRNHRTVSEYQNPGDKKYSFTTASKSTYLPQDGKLELFFPDIFFKTLKEGLAGILLSLILSLCIVFSLFYLLYIIRQQKQLAIIKNDFISNVSHELKTPIAVVTSALEGIEKFNTENEPEKTKKYLAISNQHLAKLHQIVEKILETSFLESDQLQLRRESVNLNELTQNILEKIQIKTEKSISLKTTNPEILIYVDVFHFENVITNLIDNAIKYGGDQIILTLTEESGKTSITVSDNGSGIDKSQRAKIFDKFYRIPSNNRHDQKGFGIGLYYARNIILKHGGTLELISDEITTFKITIPHE
- a CDS encoding GLPGLI family protein — protein: MKKSILWGALLLWSIGSVQAQQQFSGKAVYESKRDMSKLKVEGNSMTPEIQQRILEQMKKNMEKTFVLDFDKTTSLYKEEEKLESPLADAGSGVRVRVSTRGGNLYKNVKEKRYVDENEIFGKEFLIKDALTDWKWEMSSETKMIGDYTCYKATAIRNKIAEPKPKDKKSVLNLEETEPKEVRVTAWYTPDIPVSQGPDDYWGLPGLILEVSDGNTTILCSKIVLNPKEKTQIKEPTKGKVVTQNEYDTILRKKAEETFEVSKNEKGKTVIRIGG